In Anseongella ginsenosidimutans, one genomic interval encodes:
- a CDS encoding response regulator transcription factor → MTQRILLAEDEEHLLEAIKLNLELEGYHVTSVTDGKKALKVFHEERFNLVILDVMLPEMDGFRVCEAIRLENSTVPVLFLTAKNTSEDRITGLKKGADDYLTKPFNLEELILRVGILVRRGLQPEGGRSSETYRIGEKEINFSSYEIRDGQGNKTALTRKEAMLLKLLTERRGQVVSRAEILETVWSYDVYPTTRTIDNFILSFRKYFEKDPKNPEHFHSIRGVGYKYTD, encoded by the coding sequence ATGACGCAGCGCATATTACTTGCCGAGGACGAAGAACACCTGCTGGAGGCTATCAAGCTGAACCTCGAGCTGGAAGGCTATCACGTCACCAGCGTTACCGACGGCAAAAAAGCCCTGAAAGTGTTCCATGAGGAGCGTTTTAACCTCGTGATCCTGGATGTTATGCTGCCTGAAATGGATGGCTTCCGAGTTTGCGAGGCGATCCGGCTCGAAAACTCTACTGTTCCCGTCCTGTTCCTGACTGCCAAAAATACCAGCGAAGATCGCATTACAGGGCTGAAAAAGGGCGCCGACGATTACCTGACGAAGCCTTTTAACCTGGAAGAGCTTATTTTAAGGGTAGGTATCCTGGTCAGGCGCGGATTGCAGCCGGAGGGAGGAAGATCGTCCGAAACGTACCGGATTGGGGAAAAGGAGATCAATTTTTCAAGTTATGAGATCCGGGACGGGCAGGGGAACAAAACCGCCCTCACGCGAAAAGAGGCTATGCTGCTTAAATTGCTCACCGAGCGCCGGGGTCAGGTAGTGTCGCGTGCCGAGATACTGGAAACGGTATGGAGCTATGATGTCTATCCCACCACGCGGACCATTGATAATTTTATTCTTTCCTTCCGCAAGTACTTTGAGAAGGATCCGAAGAACCCTGAACATTTTCATTCGATCAGGGGAGTAGGCTATAAATATACCGACTGA
- a CDS encoding IS1634 family transposase: MAFLKVERKPSGTYLRILESYRNAEGKPTSRVLYSLGKAEDYTPGQLRRMGIQLYELGGGEVKALLTGQIEELARYNYGFAQVYKRVFSHYGLDILLRRIARKQKLEFDLRNAVLLMLLERLQEPSSKRSNWLNQQEYAGVDPVSLHHLYRALDRLAENERLIQERIFQTGRDMFSQRLDVVFYDVTTLYFESEVEQEGALRQKGFSKDGKIGRTQILFCLMIDKEKNPIGYRIFKGDTFEGHTFGQALCDLKAHYQIDKVIVVADRGMLSRKNIDLTTENGFEFIVGERLKALPRSVQSALLDHSAFQHEWVYSDHTGEEIKLRYKMISHEGRKIIATWSAKRAAKDKSDREERLQTAQKLLQHPSLIDKKAGRFFLQKQGGGSYALDQEKIARSERYDGLLAISTNNTTLSVPAVLEQYKQLYKIEHSFRTFKSHLETRPMFHWTDKRIQGHICLCYIAFTLQNYVLQKINQSQVKLTENELRKTLERMQVSLLQHNQEQVCIRSKPQGKEAVLQQKLGLKQLPPILPQTQLANYL, encoded by the coding sequence ATGGCTTTTTTGAAAGTAGAGCGCAAACCATCGGGCACCTATTTACGCATTCTGGAAAGCTACCGGAATGCCGAAGGCAAGCCGACCAGCCGGGTGCTGTATTCGTTGGGGAAAGCCGAAGATTATACCCCGGGGCAGCTTCGCAGAATGGGTATTCAGCTTTACGAACTGGGCGGAGGTGAAGTGAAAGCGCTTTTAACCGGTCAGATCGAAGAGCTTGCCCGTTACAATTACGGATTTGCCCAGGTTTATAAGCGGGTGTTTTCCCACTACGGGCTGGATATTCTTTTACGGCGGATCGCCCGCAAACAAAAGCTGGAGTTCGACCTGAGGAATGCCGTGCTATTGATGCTGCTGGAGCGGCTGCAGGAACCCTCGAGCAAACGAAGCAACTGGTTGAACCAGCAGGAGTACGCCGGGGTTGATCCGGTATCGCTGCATCATTTGTACAGGGCGCTGGATCGCCTGGCCGAGAACGAGCGTTTGATCCAGGAGCGGATCTTTCAGACCGGACGGGACATGTTCAGCCAGCGGCTGGACGTTGTATTTTACGACGTGACCACGCTTTATTTTGAGAGCGAGGTCGAGCAGGAAGGAGCGCTGCGTCAAAAGGGGTTCAGCAAGGACGGAAAAATAGGCCGCACACAAATCCTGTTCTGCCTGATGATCGATAAAGAGAAGAACCCGATCGGTTATCGCATCTTTAAGGGAGACACCTTCGAAGGGCACACCTTCGGGCAAGCGCTTTGCGATCTGAAAGCGCATTATCAGATCGACAAGGTCATCGTGGTGGCCGACCGGGGCATGCTCTCGAGAAAGAATATTGACCTGACCACCGAGAACGGCTTTGAGTTCATCGTGGGAGAACGGTTAAAAGCACTTCCCCGCAGCGTGCAATCAGCCTTGCTCGATCATTCGGCCTTTCAGCACGAATGGGTGTACTCCGATCACACCGGCGAGGAAATCAAACTCCGGTATAAGATGATCTCTCATGAGGGTCGAAAAATTATCGCCACCTGGTCGGCCAAGCGGGCCGCAAAAGACAAATCCGATCGGGAAGAACGGCTCCAGACTGCCCAAAAACTGCTGCAACATCCTTCGCTGATCGACAAAAAAGCAGGACGTTTCTTTCTGCAGAAGCAGGGCGGCGGGTCCTACGCGCTGGATCAGGAGAAAATCGCCCGATCAGAAAGATACGACGGGCTGCTGGCCATCAGCACCAACAATACCACCCTGAGCGTCCCGGCCGTGTTGGAACAATACAAACAGCTTTACAAAATCGAACATTCGTTCCGGACCTTTAAAAGCCACCTGGAAACCCGTCCGATGTTCCACTGGACCGACAAACGGATCCAGGGACATATCTGTCTTTGCTACATCGCCTTTACCCTGCAGAATTATGTTCTGCAGAAAATCAACCAATCCCAGGTGAAGCTCACCGAAAACGAGCTGCGCAAAACCCTGGAAAGAATGCAAGTGAGTTTGCTGCAACACAATCAGGAGCAAGTCTGCATTCGTTCCAAGCCCCAGGGGAAAGAAGCCGTTCTGCAGCAAAAACTGGGATTGAAACAACTCCCGCCCATTCTTCCCCAAACGCAGCTAGCTAATTACCTATAA
- a CDS encoding sensor histidine kinase — protein sequence MRRPLIIFYFLVVYALAELIWWGVLLVQSQPARSAMIIGEGAVFVILLFYGAYRLHKAINEEAALHQQQKNFLLSVTHELKSPLSSIKLYLQTILRRELSAEKQRAFLLNSLKDIERLDDLVENMLIATKIENKSYTFPKERFDFSTLAEEVLQRIRQNLPEKERLQARIDGDIPVYGDRFALSLALSNLVENALKYSPPAAAVHLELKEAGPKAVLRVADQGQGIPDKEKEKIFDKFYRIGSEETRATKGTGLGLFIVKQVLDNHGAVIQVKDNRPAGTIFEILIDRE from the coding sequence ATGCGACGTCCGCTCATCATATTTTACTTTCTGGTCGTTTACGCACTGGCCGAACTGATATGGTGGGGGGTATTGCTGGTGCAGTCGCAACCTGCCCGCAGCGCAATGATCATTGGCGAAGGTGCGGTTTTCGTCATACTCCTCTTTTACGGGGCTTATCGCCTGCACAAAGCCATTAATGAAGAAGCGGCACTGCACCAGCAGCAGAAAAATTTCCTGCTTTCGGTTACGCATGAATTGAAATCGCCGCTGAGTTCCATCAAGCTCTACCTGCAAACCATTCTCCGGAGAGAGTTATCAGCGGAAAAGCAGCGGGCCTTCCTGCTAAATTCGCTTAAGGATATTGAAAGGCTGGACGACCTGGTGGAAAATATGCTGATTGCCACCAAGATCGAGAATAAATCCTATACCTTTCCCAAGGAAAGATTCGATTTTTCCACGCTGGCGGAAGAAGTGCTGCAGCGGATCAGGCAGAACCTGCCCGAAAAGGAGCGGCTGCAGGCCCGGATCGACGGAGATATCCCGGTGTATGGTGACAGGTTTGCGCTTTCCCTGGCGCTTTCCAATCTTGTGGAGAACGCGCTTAAATATTCGCCACCGGCGGCTGCGGTACACCTGGAGCTGAAAGAAGCCGGGCCAAAGGCGGTGCTGCGGGTGGCGGACCAGGGCCAGGGGATCCCGGACAAAGAAAAGGAAAAGATCTTTGATAAATTTTACCGCATAGGAAGTGAAGAAACCAGGGCCACCAAGGGGACCGGCCTGGGCTTGTTCATTGTCAAACAGGTGCTTGACAATCACGGCGCTGTTATCCAGGTAAAGGATAACCGGCCCGCCGGAACTATATTTGAAATATTAATTGACAGGGAATGA
- the hemG gene encoding protoporphyrinogen oxidase encodes MAKVAILGAGISGLTTAWYLKKKYPGIVLDIFEKREQAGGNIRSISLGGHITELGPRGIRPKGKGKYFLELVHELGLQEQLIKANKAARKRYLYMDGKLEKLPSGPLDLFGSRLLKGAWKTLRKEFLDKVPAAQSDDETVYEFVERRFGAYFAETLADPLFTGIYAGDIRKLSARAVIPHMIESEEKYGSVLKGFLAEPAEEAEVEGSFGDLEKTPLLSIRGGMQEICDRLAEELAPNLRLETAISSLDPLLASYDKVISTLPAYVLAGMVEEPLRTCLQSVEYAPIALVALNFNEKPASPEGFGYLVASGQEQPILGCIFNDQTFPELSVNKGASFTVMIGGSRMKDFFRYSKEDFLSIARETLAVHLKSSRFRVPDASFVQVWPQAIPQYNTGYMQILEAIKKETKKGKLVVSGNFISGIAVSDCIRHAKLVASQALLAESPELK; translated from the coding sequence ATGGCAAAAGTAGCGATACTCGGAGCCGGTATATCCGGTTTGACCACCGCCTGGTACCTGAAAAAAAAATATCCCGGCATAGTACTGGATATTTTTGAAAAACGGGAGCAGGCCGGTGGCAATATCCGCAGTATTTCCCTTGGCGGCCATATTACCGAGCTGGGGCCGAGGGGTATTCGTCCTAAGGGAAAAGGAAAGTATTTCCTGGAGCTGGTCCATGAACTGGGATTGCAGGAACAGTTGATCAAGGCGAATAAGGCCGCCCGGAAACGTTACCTGTACATGGACGGAAAGCTGGAAAAATTGCCTTCCGGCCCTCTTGATCTTTTCGGGTCAAGGCTGCTGAAGGGAGCATGGAAGACCCTGAGGAAGGAATTCCTGGACAAGGTCCCTGCAGCGCAAAGCGATGACGAAACCGTTTATGAATTTGTCGAACGCCGCTTTGGCGCCTACTTTGCCGAAACGCTGGCAGATCCACTCTTTACGGGTATCTATGCCGGGGATATCCGGAAGTTATCGGCACGGGCGGTGATCCCTCATATGATCGAATCTGAAGAAAAGTATGGAAGCGTGTTAAAGGGTTTCCTGGCGGAGCCTGCCGAAGAGGCCGAAGTTGAGGGCTCCTTCGGCGATCTGGAGAAAACGCCCTTGCTGAGTATCAGGGGAGGTATGCAGGAAATATGTGACCGGCTGGCGGAAGAACTGGCGCCGAACCTCCGGCTGGAAACGGCAATCTCCTCCCTGGATCCCCTGCTTGCCTCTTACGATAAAGTGATCAGTACGCTTCCCGCATACGTACTTGCTGGCATGGTGGAGGAGCCGCTGCGGACCTGCCTGCAGTCCGTGGAATACGCCCCTATCGCCCTGGTAGCGCTAAACTTTAATGAAAAGCCCGCGTCGCCCGAAGGTTTTGGTTACCTGGTAGCTTCAGGCCAGGAACAGCCGATCCTGGGCTGTATCTTCAATGATCAAACCTTTCCCGAATTATCGGTGAATAAAGGCGCTTCCTTTACCGTGATGATCGGCGGGAGCAGGATGAAAGATTTTTTCCGTTACAGCAAGGAAGATTTCCTTTCCATAGCCCGGGAAACCCTGGCGGTACATTTGAAAAGCAGCCGGTTCCGGGTTCCTGATGCGTCTTTCGTTCAGGTATGGCCTCAGGCGATACCCCAGTACAATACCGGGTACATGCAAATACTGGAAGCGATCAAAAAAGAAACCAAGAAGGGAAAATTAGTGGTTTCAGGCAATTTTATCAGCGGAATCGCGGTATCCGACTGCATTCGTCACGCAAAACTGGTGGCGTCTCAGGCACTACTTGCGGAATCGCCTGAATTGAAGTAA
- the hemE gene encoding uroporphyrinogen decarboxylase, with protein sequence MQNSLFIKAAFSQPTHRPPVWLMRQAGRYMKEYLAIKEKHSFLEMCRTPEIAADVTMLPVDLLGIDAAIMFSDILVTAEAMGGKLRFENGAGPRFDNPVRDKAGIDALLNPDVPEKLGYVADMIRIVKQRLNGRIPLIGFAGAPFTVMSYLVEGKSSRDFKITKQLLHNEPALAHELLSKIARVTTDYLNMQIEAGADALQLFDSWAESLSWDDYREFAHTYVSEIISGLNRKDIPIISFCKGSSVFAPLMAQAKPDVISVDWNADLAALKRSLPKGIAVQGNLDPHILYAEKRVIKERIYRLCDSMSEEDGFIFNLGHGIMPDMPFEHIKYAVDLVKEYKWQK encoded by the coding sequence ATGCAAAATTCACTCTTTATAAAAGCGGCTTTTTCACAGCCCACCCACCGCCCGCCCGTATGGCTGATGCGCCAGGCAGGACGGTACATGAAAGAATACCTGGCCATTAAGGAAAAGCATTCCTTCCTGGAAATGTGCCGTACGCCTGAAATAGCCGCCGACGTAACCATGCTGCCCGTTGACCTGCTGGGAATTGACGCGGCGATCATGTTCAGCGATATCCTGGTGACGGCAGAAGCAATGGGAGGAAAACTGCGTTTTGAGAACGGCGCCGGCCCGCGTTTTGATAATCCTGTCCGTGACAAGGCCGGTATAGACGCGCTCCTGAATCCGGATGTGCCTGAGAAATTAGGCTATGTGGCCGATATGATACGCATTGTGAAGCAGCGCCTTAACGGCCGCATTCCGCTGATCGGTTTTGCCGGGGCGCCTTTCACCGTCATGAGCTATCTCGTGGAAGGAAAATCTTCCAGGGATTTCAAGATCACGAAACAGCTGCTGCACAATGAACCCGCCCTTGCCCATGAGCTGCTGTCAAAGATCGCCAGGGTGACGACCGATTACCTGAATATGCAGATCGAAGCAGGAGCGGACGCCCTGCAGCTCTTCGATTCCTGGGCAGAGAGCCTTAGCTGGGACGATTACCGGGAATTCGCCCACACGTACGTATCAGAGATCATTTCCGGCCTGAACCGGAAAGATATTCCCATCATATCATTTTGTAAGGGCAGTTCTGTTTTTGCCCCCCTTATGGCCCAGGCAAAGCCCGACGTGATCTCCGTTGACTGGAACGCCGACCTGGCCGCCCTGAAACGTTCACTACCCAAGGGGATTGCCGTACAGGGAAACCTGGATCCCCATATCCTCTATGCTGAAAAGCGCGTAATAAAGGAACGTATTTACCGTTTGTGCGATAGCATGAGCGAAGAAGACGGTTTTATTTTCAATTTGGGGCACGGAATTATGCCCGACATGCCATTCGAGCATATAAAATATGCCGTGGATCTTGTAAAGGAATATAAATGGCAAAAGTAG
- the hemL gene encoding glutamate-1-semialdehyde 2,1-aminomutase — MFGLFNKEKREDAYSTMTVQQEISRSRSDELFEQAKKCFPGGVNSPVRAFKSVEGVPLFIKKGEGCHIWDEDDNQFIDFCCSWGPLILGHNHQAIRESIIEAVSLGTTFGAPTRLENELAELIRKHNPHVEKLRFVSSGTEAVMSAIRLARGFTGRDKILKFEGCYHGHADSLLVKAGSGLVTFGETTSAGVPEAFARETIVAPLNNMEAVKQAFKDHPDEIAAVIIEGIPANNGLLIQEAGYMQELRECCTQHNALLILDEVITGFRLGMDGAAGYYDIRPDLVTYGKVIGGGMPVGCYGGSAEVMGKISPDGPVYQAGTLSGNPVAMAAGIAQLKVLQGNNFYKNLNSKAEEFAASIERFADARNYPLKIQSVGSLFWFAFAAPSPIRAAAEIDPASMGFFKIFHRELLNRGVYLGPSGYEVGFVSAAHSKVELEKAKRAIFEALEITFKKQ, encoded by the coding sequence ATGTTCGGACTTTTCAACAAGGAAAAAAGAGAGGATGCATATTCTACCATGACTGTTCAGCAAGAGATCAGCCGCTCACGTTCGGACGAACTGTTTGAACAGGCGAAAAAATGCTTTCCCGGAGGGGTAAACTCGCCGGTAAGGGCCTTCAAATCAGTCGAGGGCGTGCCTTTGTTCATTAAAAAGGGTGAAGGCTGCCATATCTGGGATGAAGATGATAACCAGTTCATTGATTTTTGCTGCTCCTGGGGGCCGCTGATCCTTGGCCATAATCATCAGGCTATCCGGGAAAGTATCATAGAAGCTGTTTCGCTCGGGACTACTTTCGGCGCACCCACCCGGCTGGAAAATGAACTCGCGGAACTGATCCGGAAACATAATCCTCATGTGGAAAAACTACGGTTTGTTAGTTCCGGTACCGAGGCGGTTATGTCGGCCATTCGCCTTGCCCGGGGATTTACGGGGCGCGATAAAATACTGAAATTCGAAGGATGTTATCATGGCCACGCGGACAGCCTGCTGGTAAAAGCCGGCTCCGGCCTGGTAACTTTCGGAGAAACTACCTCAGCGGGCGTGCCCGAAGCATTCGCCAGGGAAACCATCGTGGCTCCGCTGAATAATATGGAGGCCGTTAAACAAGCGTTTAAAGACCATCCGGATGAAATTGCCGCTGTTATTATTGAGGGCATCCCCGCTAACAACGGCCTGCTGATCCAGGAAGCCGGGTACATGCAGGAACTTCGGGAATGCTGCACGCAGCACAACGCCCTGCTGATCCTGGACGAGGTTATTACCGGTTTTCGCCTGGGAATGGACGGAGCTGCCGGTTATTATGATATCCGCCCTGACCTGGTCACCTACGGAAAAGTGATCGGCGGAGGTATGCCGGTAGGATGTTACGGCGGAAGCGCGGAAGTAATGGGAAAAATATCTCCTGACGGCCCGGTTTACCAGGCAGGTACTCTTTCGGGGAACCCGGTGGCCATGGCCGCGGGAATCGCCCAGCTAAAAGTGCTTCAGGGAAATAACTTTTATAAAAACCTGAACAGCAAGGCGGAAGAGTTTGCCGCATCCATTGAGCGTTTTGCCGATGCCCGTAATTATCCTCTTAAGATCCAGTCGGTGGGCTCCCTCTTTTGGTTCGCTTTCGCGGCTCCATCTCCCATCAGGGCGGCCGCTGAAATTGATCCGGCCAGCATGGGCTTTTTCAAAATATTTCACAGGGAACTGCTGAATCGCGGAGTGTACCTGGGTCCCTCGGGCTACGAGGTAGGATTTGTTTCGGCAGCACATAGTAAGGTTGAACTGGAAAAGGCAAAAAGAGCTATCTTCGAAGCGCTGGAAATAACGTTTAAAAAGCAGTAA